CCAttaacagttgatcattccacaatattgatgttactgtgtataatgttctcttggttctgcttatttcactctgcatcagttcctgtaggtcttcccatctttcttttttttttttttaattaaattaaattaaaaaattttaaacccttacaccttccgtcttggaatcaatactgtgtattggttctaaggcagaagagaggtaaaggctaggcaatgggggttaagtgacttgcctgggatcacacagctaggaagtgtctgaggtcagatttgaactcaagaccttctcatctttaggcctggctctcaatccattgagccaccaagaTGCCCCCTTcccatctctttctgaaatcattcagtttatcattccttaaggcacaatagtattccatcaccaccataccacaatttgttcagccattccccagctgatgggcagcctctcaatttccaattctttgccaccacaaaaagagctgctataaatatttttgtgcaagtaggtcctttagAGGACAGGAACTTTTCATTGGTTATTATcattagaaagacttgagtttggtTGAGAACATGGAAGGTTCCATAGTTCCCACAAAATCACCAAATCTTTGCATCAGAAGACCCCACAGACCTTGGAGTCTGTGCAATACCTGCACAAATGTTCCTACCCAGCATCCCCAAGGGATGGTCCTCCAGCCTCCGCCAGGGCTGACAAAGGGCGATGAGGAAACAGAATTATAGAATGGCAGGGCTGGGGAGGCCTTTGATCAGAGAAAGCAATAATAGATTGTCAGCGCTAGAAGgaagcttagaacagggaatgttagaactggaaagggccttagaacatGGAAAATCAGCACGAGGATGAACTTAGATGATGGAataccttagaacacagaatggcagGGCTCAGAGGGGTCTTGGTACAGAGATAGCTATAATAGAttgtcagagatggaaggaagctTGGAATAGGGACTGTGGAggatgggatggaatggaatggCAATGAGAGAATACCTTCAAACACAGAATTTTGGGGCTAGGAAGGGCTTTAGAAATCACCATATCTAagcctctccttttacagatgagcagcTGAGGCCCAGGAGGGCCGAGCCATTTGCTCAAGGTGGCTCAGGGAGGAGGCAGCAGCACAGTAGAAGGCCCCAGGCTGGTTCTTGCTAGAGGAATACCAGGCAGTTGCTGGGAAGGAGCTTGGCTCGAGGCGGCCCTTCTTCCAGAGTCCACCCCACACTCAGCTTTACAGGCTGGCCCTGGTCAGGGGGCTCGGGCTCCCTGGTTTCTGACTCAGTCTTTCCTTCCTCAGTGACCAGGGCCTGTGCAACTGCCTCCAACCAGACAGGTTTCCTATGCGATGACCGGGAGACGTGTATTCCCGCCAGTCTCCTCTGTGACCGTGTCCGCACCTGCCCACATGGAGAGGATGAAGAAGTGGCTTTATGCAGTAAGTGTGGGCTCAAGGCCAGGGGGCCCTCACTGCCCctcagggagaggaagaggagcaCTCATTCCTTAGGCCCTGTCTCACACCACCCCATGAGGGAGCAAGGGCCGAACCTTTGTTATTTCTTTGGCCAGACTTGCAAACCAATATGTAGAGGCTTCTGGGTAAGGAAAGTCCCCTGTCATCCCTGCTCTGCAGCTGCTTCTCTTGGTGGCCTGAAGGAGCTCTGTTGTGCAGCTAATCTGTGTCAGAGACAGAACCTTAAACTTGGGGTCTCCCTGACCCCAAGGCTGCTGCTGTCACCCTCTCTCCTGTGCTGCCTCTCATGATGTCAGGCTGCCTCTTAGCCCCATATCTTGGATtgggaagctgaggcccagagagaaaaaGGGGTTGCTCCTGGTTACACAGATAATCAATAAATAGCTGAATTTTGATGAAGATCCTCTTTACCCAggactctctcctctctcagctGCCATAAGGAAACAAAGCATTAAGCTGGTAGATCTCTCCCTCATCCTGAGTAAGGGGTGGGAGGCCTGGCCAGGGGTCTAGCCAGGGGTCAAGCCTCCCCAGAGCAACCCAGGAGTCTGGAGTAACCACCAACCAGTTACTGAGTCCCAAAACAATGGAGCATCACCTGTTGTGAGTTAATTGGTTCAAAGTATAAGTCATCCTCCTCTTTTCCTGTTGTCCTCTTTCTAGGGAACATCCCCCACAGCCTGCCCAGCTTCTTGGTGTTCCAATGCAGTGACCCCAACACCTGGATCTTTGAGGATAAGAAATGCGATGGGTCCAATGACTGTGGAGACTGCTCTGATGAAGGCACCTGTGAGTGCTCCCCAAGGTTTGGGCTGGTGGGCAACTGAGGGGGCCCCTCTGCTGCTCTCCATGGCTTCCCAAGTCAAGCTCAGACTCCTTTCTTTGTGGGTCTCCCAAGCCTTCCATGATCTCCCACCAGAGCCTCCTGGCACCTCCCTCCTCTCCTGGTCCCAGCCAGACCAGGCCTGTCTCCTCATTCACTATTCTCTGGGCCAGGAGGGTCCTTGCTCTCCTCTTTGCCCTGACAAATTCCTGCCCATCCTTTGACAGGAGCCCCACTCCAGTgcttcctcctccacctcccacCACAACCAGGAAAGCTGGGCACTCTCCCTGGAGGCCAATAACCATGCCAGAAGCTCCGTTCTCTCCTCTCTAAGACTCCAATGGAGCCACTCCTGCTTCTGGGATGGTGGCCTTAGACTGGCCCCCATGATGCAGAACTATTTGCCCTCATGATGATGATGGGGCAGGACCTCTGAGGGGCAGAGAAGGCAGCACTGGCAGAGCCTGGTACCTGAGTTGGTGTGCCTGGCTTGGGTGGGTTCAGTCAGTCTATACACATTTACTTTATGCCcgctgtgtgccagacactgtgccatgTGCTGGGGAGAcaaatataaacatgaaaaacagtccttgccttccaGGGGCTTAGAGTCTAATCAGAGAAAAGCCCAAGGCGGGAGGCATGACGAGGCGTACTGACTGGGGCAGCTGCCCTCTTACCCACCCATCTTCCCAGGAATCTTCTCTACACTGCCCGCGAGGGTCTCCCCAGAACTCCTCTCCCAGCCTCTACTCCCCCAGGAGgagactccttgagggcagcgcCACTTTGCCATCTTTCATTTGATTGTCAAACCCTTGCCagtctgaggaggaggaggaggagaaagtgaCTGGGCAGAGCCTAGCCCCTGCCGGGCCAGCTTACCACACCTCAGCCCAAAGGGGTTCTGCTCAAAGAGTTGCAAATTCCCAGAGAACCTGATAACCCCCATTCCGAAGCTCACTGTAAATAGGTGCATTTGtttcttaaaccctcaccttccatcttagaatcaataccagggatcagttccaaggcagaagagtgctaagggccaggcaatgggggttaagtgactgttccagggtcccacagccgggaagtgtttcaggccacatttgaacccgggacctgccttctctaggcctggctctctagccattgagccgcccagctgcctgCTAGGTTGCGTTTTTCACGATGATTGTCCCTCCTCTTCGGGGATTACCCATAGGCCTCTCACCCTTGGTTGCTTTGGAACTCTTTGTTTAAATAAGCAAAAGTTGACTCTTCCCAGGAAGGACATGATGTGACCAAAGGTGCAGAGGTGGGGAAATTCCTTACAGTGCACAGGGGATGGCGGACCTCTGCGGAACGCAGAGCTGGAGCGGGGGTCAGTGGGAGAGAAGGCTGGGAGGCTTGGAGAGGGCCTCGAATAGCTGGAAAGGAGTTTGTCCTTGTCCGGCAGGCCCAGAGAGCCGCTGAAAGGCAGGAAGCCGAGGCGACCGATGGGCAGCTTTTGGGTTCTTTGCTTGTTCTTGTCTCCCCAGGGGCCCGCTGCCCGGCCTGTGGGCCTCAGTGGTGGAGCTGCACCCCCACCTTGTTCCAGTACTGCGGCTGCGTCCCTCGGCGCCTCTGCCGGGACGGGGTGCAGCACTGCTCCGACTGGTCTGACGAGTACTCCTGTCCCCGGCGCTGAGGACGCCCGCCTGGCCCTGCTTCCATGTGGGCTCCCGCCTCGGGGGGCCGCCCCCCCCAGCGGCCTCCCAGGGCTGCGGCTCACAGAAGGCAGAGACCGAGAGCCCTCCCTGCTTCTACATCCTGAGGGGTGGTGCGAGAGCCCTGACTTCaagtcagaaggcctgggttcaaatccacttCTACTGCGTGACGCCCAGCAGGTCATTAGCATCCGGAAGCCTCTGCTGCTCCTCTGGGAAACGGGAGCGCTGGCCTGGGTGGCCTCTTCCAGCCCCCCATCCGGGGTCCTCAGACTTGCGGCCAACCCAGCAGCAGAGGATGGCGTGGCTGCCGGCCCCCCGTCCAAGCCCTTCATTTCTCCACACAAAGCCAGGGGCAATGATGGGCTTGTGGAAATGCCAGCTGTTTAacgagggtggggagggggaatggcCCAGGAACAACTTCGAACGGTCCAATTCCCCAAGAAAGAGCCTGGCGGATTTAGGGAGAGAACCCAGGCCCGAAGCCACCAGGCAGCTCCAGGGTGGCGGGTGCGCAGGGCCAGCGTCCTAGCTGGGGAGCCTGAGCAAGATCCCCAATTTCCCTGAGCCCTGGGCCTCTCCCTGGAAAATGGGGGTGTTCTCAGGCCTGTTCCCTTCGTCAGGATTCAGCAGGATCACGGCAAGAAACATTCACCAGATACCAAATGGCAGCTATTCTCACGGTGCTCTCCTCCTCCGGGAAGCCTTCCTCGCTGCTCCGGCCCCGGTGATCTCCCGCCTCTGGGCTATGATGGCAGTCCACCAAGGGGTTCTGGGTGAGCTCCGCTTCATCATCTGACAATGCTGAGCTTGGCCCGGGTTCCAGCTCTGTTCCTGCGGCCATTCGTCACAGAGGCTCATCGGCCCGGGGCTGCCGTGTTCCCTCTGAGTCTCTGGAAGCTCCGAGGATGTCGCTGGTCATTCATTACACCAAGGGGGAACCGGCTGCCCCAGTAGCGGCCGTCAGCTCTGGAGACAGAGAGCCCAGGGAGGGGAGCCCTACGGCCCAGGGGAGCTGCCATGGCAACCTGCCCAGCCATGTGTCCACAGTGGGCTCCCAGGGGACGGACGGCTCCCTCCTCTGTCCTTCTTCCTCTCGCTCATTCAGCACCGCCGGAGGATTATGGGCAGGGAGGACAAACGTGGCTCTGGGGCCGCACGGGTGCCCGCTGTCGATATTTGCCACCTCCTGGCCGGGCAGGGCCCTGGGTCCAAGATCGGGGCACTGAACACACAAGGTCTTCACTCTTCAAACAGCAGGTGGCAGATTAATGGCACTAAAAGCAGGCTCGGGTGACGGGCGTTGGTGTCCGTTTGAAATCGATCCCAGCTTAACCCTTCAGGCTCTGACATCTGCCCATTCTTTCCTGGCTCGCCAACTCCCCCAGCTTCCAGCCTTTGGATGTGGGGGATGGCAAGGATCATAGACTCTTAGGAGGAGCCCCCCATTCCGTGAAATAGAAAACTGAGCCCCGACAGGAGATCTTTGCTCTAAAGCTGAAAGGGAGCCCAGAGGCCGCCTTGTTCAAGGCCTCGCGAGTATATTCAAGAAAGATGAATCCTGGGTGATAGGGAAGATGATAGAGGGGTCAGAGAGGACCCCAGATATTGCTAGAAAGTCTGTTTGTAGCCTCGGTGCCATGAACTGGCCCTTGGCCAAATTAATTGTGGTCTAGGAAGCACAGGAGACCCGCGGTGGGGAGAagtcagagaaacctgggaagacttggaCGAACTGATGTGCAGAAGAAAGTGGCCCGGGAGAACCAGAAACAGAGTGGAAATGAAGCCCTTTCAGGGGCCCAGAGCAAAGGCCATCATGGCTTTGGCTCCAGAGGTCAGAGAATAGGGACAAAGGTGGGGGCAGTCTGGATGGAAAATACCTCTTGGATGGAACCAAGCCCTCCGCTTCAGGGGCTCCACTTTACCAGCCAGCCTCCCAGGGGTGCCCAGGCTAGAGCAGGGGATGAGGGGCTCGGCTTCCCTTCAGAAGGGCCCCCAAACAAGTCCTCAAGTGAGAGTGGAGATGGCTCCACCCCCTGGGGGCCTGGGAGGCAGCCCTAAAGCCAAGAGCAGGAATGGCTGGGGGCCAAGGAGAGACGACTGCCCTAACGCCAGGGGCCCGACCTACTGGATGCACAGCAGCAAGTGCTTTACCAGGGTTTGAGAGTCCTGCCGTGCCGTATAAGGGGCCGTTGTTCCTGTATATGTACGTAGGCATGATGTGTGCTCCGAGGAAGGACTGCTGTCGCTGCGTTTCCAGCCCCCAGCACAATCCCAGGCACGTGGCAGGaccttcataaatgcttgttgggtgTTGGATTGCAACCAGATCAACTTTAGGGAAGACACTGAGAGCTTCATTTAACATGCTCAGAATCAGGGGTTGTGAGGTGggttcaggcctagagatgggaggtcctgggttcaaatctgacctcagatacttcccagctgggtgaccctgggcaagtcacctaaccccaattgcccacccttaccactcttctgccttggaatggatcttaatattgatcctaagccagaaggcaaagattttagaggaaaaaaaccacacacaatAATAGAATCATATTCTGAATTGGAAGGAGCCTCATAGGTGGCCTCTATCCCCCCCTCTGAATGTctgaggacccaggttcaaatctcagctctgccattctcCAATCGTGTGAATCCCTTTCTAGACTCCAGAgcctctgaagtccctcccaGCACTCAACGGCTGGTTCTTTTATTCCTGACTAAAGGCCATCCAGCTTTGGGTTAAAAGACCCTCCACCAGGGGGGCTGCCATTTCACCTCCCGGAGCACCCCATTCCACTCTTACGTGGCTCAGATGGGCTAGGAAACGTTCTGGCCATGACAGACACTTTCGCTCGTGCCAAATCCATCAACAACCCTGTGGGAAGCCTTTATTCGGGCACCGGGCCAAGCCGGGGGGGTCCTCTGGGGTCCCCATTCTAGCCCAGCAAACAGCTCTGGCTCTGGCTGGCACTTAGTTGGAAAGAGACTTCCTGCAGCCCCAAAACTGAAGTGAGGAAGGGTGCCAAAGGGGCCCCGGAGGCCAGCCCACACTCGTGCCACTTAGCCCCCCGGCCTGCCCCGGCCTCTTCTGCGTGGGACCAACCCgcactactgattctaagacagaaggaagttttaaaaaaagttagtgCCGATATGGGAGGGGCCGCATTgggccaaccattctggaaaa
The window above is part of the Gracilinanus agilis isolate LMUSP501 chromosome 4, AgileGrace, whole genome shotgun sequence genome. Proteins encoded here:
- the LDLRAD1 gene encoding low-density lipoprotein receptor class A domain-containing protein 1 produces the protein MNRIFPQPRTLEENAEGESKTFASEEDCCGPFSCCSRRGFWLSVWTLLLLVSLTAILWLVSSFGLPPSAPMTRACATASNQTGFLCDDRETCIPASLLCDRVRTCPHGEDEEVALCRNIPHSLPSFLVFQCSDPNTWIFEDKKCDGSNDCGDCSDEGTWARCPACGPQWWSCTPTLFQYCGCVPRRLCRDGVQHCSDWSDEYSCPRR